GATTATATATATGGGCTTGCCTTCTTGCTTTGGGCAGTTTTGTTGATTACTTATTGTAAACAGCTGGTGATACTTGCATGGCTTATTTGacttaggcctagtccacatggacacgggtatttttataaccgtgagtTTTTCACGCGGTTGGCCGTTCGTCCACATGAAACCGCAGTATCAGGGCAATGAAACTGAGCATTTTGAAAACCCCGGccagggtgagctttttaagaaaccgCGGTTACAGTGGTGTCGTGTAGAGAGTAAAACCGGGGGTTTTGGCAGACGTAtcttgctaataataactgtgctAACAGGGCTTCTAACATGTATACAGATAAATGCTCAGTTATCTAACTATATTGCGGAAcacgatttgggttatatccCAGCCTGCTGgcgtggcatgctcttgacagcgcttgatagcgtgcttttgctttatcgtgtggatggatatttaatttaaaccgagcatgtgtggacgggatattttttttagggaaaactccggttataaatatacccgtgtccgtgtggactaggccttattccTCCTGAACTACGTTAAAACATTTAGATTAACATGCCAGTTTAttactttttaagttttattttcctCCTCCACTTCTCTGTTTTATCTTGACTTTTGCATCTTACCTCGATCAAGATTAAGCAGATTGTAGTATTAGTATATTATACTCACGACTGCATTTCACTGTAACCTGTAAAACAGATCAAACCCTATCTCACAGAGAATTCATTTTAATCCATAGTGGTGGTATTAAATGGATGTTTTTTGTCTTGTCAGCTGGTGCTCTTTGTCTTCTTTCTTACTATTAAActacaattttttttagtaaaagcATTTTCTTGTGTTTGTACTCATCACAAATAAAGACAGAGAGAATTGAGTTCAGACAGCTCTTTAGATAAATCAGGCAGATAACAAAATAGATGTTTTAGATATTTCACTGCTTGTTCTCCACTGCATTTAATGCACTTAATGAATATTGTATGGGAACCAGCATGGAGTACGAGAAACATCAGAACCAAAGCCAGAGTGTTCCGAATTGCTTTATCTTTTAAGGCGTTTGAGTAAATCTGTATGTGAACAAAGACTTGAAGTCTTGATCCTTGATGCAGCTTATTGACAGtctcagcagtaacaacataaacaagcggctttcgtaaTCATCACGTAAATTCCGGTCAACTCCGCTTAGAATAAATAACCACTAAGTCCTTTCAAagcagtttatttatataacaggcATAATTaacaacatgtagattaccctaagaaaccaaaacatgtgttatttttgacgaggtatttaagttcagtatattaagagttcaGTAAAGAAACTGACCAAATGCGTAATTGTGTAACCGCACGtgtgtctgatgaaaccgtctataaatgAAAGCCATACAAACATACAGATGATTTTGGTTTTGACTACAGTTAGTTTATTCTGAACCAACACAATCACACTGTCAACTAACTAATAACTGTATGATGATGGTCATAATAAAATGCTTGCAAACATATTTACTGCCTTCAGAGATGAGAGGAGCATGTGTGTTTATGCCCTgtaggttttttttttcactttagtCTCTTTATTGTGATTATTTGTCTATTTCTGCTGGCTTATCGCTTCCTCTTCATCGATACATTGAGCTGTTGGCAAGAGTTTGGTGTGAGACTTTCTGTTTGTCTGAACACAGGAGAATGGAGGAGTTCTTGAGAAATTTAAATTttccaaataataaatgtatatctTCAATCATCTAAAGACTGACGCTAAAATGGTGCTGTTCTCCTGTTGCCAGCAAAGGTTCAGATGCTTGGTTCATCGTTCTGTACATTTAGTACCTGCTGACATTGAGAGTTGTGAGGAAGTGGAGTTGATCTTAAATTCAGATGCTCTTCAGTAAAAGCCGCCTCAAACACCAGCAAGAGAGACTTTTTAAGTTTCTTCTTATACTCATCACACATAAACACATAGAGAATGGGGTTCAGACAACTGTTTACATAAACCAGACACTTTACAAAAGGATCTGCAGCATTAAGTTTCTTTCTAGCACTGTAACTCCAGTTATACTTCACTGCACTTATCAAAAACAGTTTGTGAACATGGAAAGGAAACCAGCATATGAAAAAAGCCAGAATTACAGATATGAGCCGGTATGGCAGAaactgctttcctgttttgagaCGTTTTACTCGCACACCAATAGCTATGTATGAAGATGCAATAATTATAAAGGGAATTACAAATCCCAAAATAAACATCAATGTGAACAGAGACATATAGACATTGATGTTTTTTTCAGCTTCATACACATACTTAACAAAGCCAAAAGGGATGCTGCAGTAGATGGATAAAATCCACACAAATACACTGATGATTCTGGCTTTGACTAAAGTTCGTTTGTTCTGAGCCCAAACAACAAACCATGTGCACAGACATCGATCCACACTGATAACTGTCAGAAAGAAAACACTTGCAGACAAATTTAGTGCACCAACAAAAGTCAAACATGCATTAATGAGTTTGTCCAAGTCCCAAAATATACTTTTATCAAAGGCAAAAACAATTGGGTAAACCAAGTACATAATAAAAAGAAAGTCTGCAATCGCCAAGTTGAGAAACCAAATGGAATTGACTGTCGTCTTCATTTTATAGCCGGTCACAAAGATGACAAGTCCATTTCCAATGACACCTACAACTAAGATGACAAAATATATGCATATCTCAAAGATATTAAGGCTTGAAAAGCTTTTCTCCTGCGTGGTAAAATTCATTGTTTGGAGTTCAATCAGATTTTGATGTCCCATAGTTGTGCCAACTgcagaaaaaaagagagagaaatgacTCATGATTACAGACTCATGCACAGAGGAAAATGAACCTGTTTTTTAGGAACCTGAAGTCCTTTTGGATTAAAGTGTCAATGTCTCCTAGAGTTTATGTAATTTAGTTTCAATACTGAGTTGATTAAGAATCAACAAAGCCTTCAAATATATGTGTTGAGATTTAAAGGGGGTTCGGAGTTACACAATCTCagattttaaatgttatgtagGAAGATGTGCATAGTTCATACTTTTATTGCTGCATAATCTTGagcaataaatatataaaaaagtgagaaataattttactcaattacaatgaaagtaaaatgtccATTAATCTACATGCTTTTCACATTGACTGTATTTAAAACAGAAATCAATTTTCTTTATTGAAAGAGGCAGAAAAACATAAGACTGTTGAATAGATGTAATTACCGTTaccttttttatttctttacttCTGTCCTTATGTCTTCAGATAGATGTTGTCAAGGctcaaaaatgtcaaaatgtttGCATGAACAATTATTGtcagttttttcttttataaagcGGATTAGGGGTGGGGTGATGATGTAAGAAACTATAAGATGCTAATCTATaaaaccattgacttccacagcCAACAGAACTGCAGGCATGTTTAGCAAAACACATTTTACGAGTTCGCCTCACTTACAATAAAGTGGGACTGCTTATATGCGTGAGTGGCATGCTGTCCCGGGGCGAAGGTTCCGAGCTCGGGAAATACCCCCCGAGTTCGGAACGTTCGTCCCTTGACCGGGGAAGGAGCCCCGGGCCTGGGGCGTGCCCTGACCCGGGTTATCCCCGGTGCTGAGCTAAATGTACGTAGTGAGGCGAAGGGGTGGAGGTGGGTTTGCGAAAATTCCGGAGAATGAGGGTAAGAAGTCTTGATTATTTAtagttcactgtaaaaaaatgtctgtagaaattacagtattactgggtattactgccaactagctgccagtaacttactgtagattttacatttatgttatttactggcaacagtttgttcaaaggtaaatgaacatgaaacctTTTCATTCTTTATaaaacttactgtagaagatacaggtttttttatattcatgccatgtcacacttcacatcccacttcctgtctgttttgtataAAGCCACTTCCTGTCCACGATACCATTGCTGATTAATACATTGTATGCCCAGCCTGTCTACCTGTATCTGATTATCTGTATCCTGTTTTGTATGTGTTCctgtttttgacctgtgcctgtttttTGGATTTTGCTAGTtttgctgcctgccctgacctTTTATATGTTATTGGATTAAGTTTTTGGATCGCCCCATATTGgatatgtttgctggccctttggGGATTGTACTATTAAACCTCTTTTTGCACATAGATTCTAATCTCATTTGCTTTCTTTAAGCACCCACGTTACAACAACAGTGTACACAGTGAAAAAGTTACAATTTATTACATTTGTTtgtaatttactgtaaaatattgtGAACATTATGTTTTGTATACAGTAAATGTTATATTGTGGCATAAAAAGGATGTAGGCCTACTTTTATGGTAAAATATCATTAACTGCGTTTTTGTCAGTGAAAAGTATGAATCACAGTGACAtaggaaacaaaaacaatgtTACAACTCCATATATGAACACTTTTTTGGCATTTTCTTTTCTGAGAGATCATAAATGGACCATTGGCTTCTAGTTATTGTTCCTTCTGAAGTGAAAACACTCA
This sequence is a window from Misgurnus anguillicaudatus chromosome 24, ASM2758022v2, whole genome shotgun sequence. Protein-coding genes within it:
- the LOC129438908 gene encoding C3a anaphylatoxin chemotactic receptor-like — protein: MSHFSLFFSAVGTTMGHQNLIELQTMNFTTQEKSFSSLNIFEICIYFVILVVGVIGNGLVIFVTGYKMKTTVNSIWFLNLAIADFLFIMYLVYPIVFAFDKSIFWDLDKLINACLTFVGALNLSASVFFLTVISVDRCLCTWFVVWAQNKRTLVKARIISVFVWILSIYCSIPFGFVKYVYEAEKNINVYMSLFTLMFILGFVIPFIIIASSYIAIGVRVKRLKTGKQFLPYRLISVILAFFICWFPFHVHKLFLISAVKYNWSYSARKKLNAADPFVKCLVYVNSCLNPILYVFMCDEYKKKLKKSLLLVFEAAFTEEHLNLRSTPLPHNSQCQQVLNVQNDEPSI